In one Macrobrachium rosenbergii isolate ZJJX-2024 chromosome 53, ASM4041242v1, whole genome shotgun sequence genomic region, the following are encoded:
- the LOC136834191 gene encoding uncharacterized protein translates to MLNMHAASMPNKKSALARKRSSLLVLPQFILSSASFDPVIGDVLEETPLTRSKRCYPVDWASQGSYQSYRNWCQPYYPCYPYPYNPCWGYYSYGSTSQPPNVTTQQPRPTHAPTSPWPTYIVPPATTRPPYIPVGPTTRPPYIPVGPTTRPPYIPVGPTTRPPYIPVGPTTRPPYIPVGPTTRPPYIPVGPTTRPPYIPVGPTTRPPYIPVGPTTRPPYIPVGPTTRPPYIPVGPTTRPPYIPVGPITRPPFIPVGPTTRPPYIPVGPITRLPFIPITRPPYIPVGPTTRAPFKPITRPPYIPVGPTRVPYVLDPTDKTGEDEIEDTTEELGLVTESPSSADNETDTVAVIFPTDLPIIVDTIPIPENDIVPDVFPTLPTRPLPPTKPPKDKRVRYNATWIISDDPDSGSGSSHRGCKTICVDGETQATYCCDNKKRECPVYELSTCSKHLSSGYHLAKWCIFDSQCPEDSKCCYNDCRGDYQCETVGKENDKVLLDASDIYHNDRPHRHTQEQQTAKEHLGLTAVFPVRGNRSRTVLDQYIEPVAGAFENYLRVTLLPIVAQTGDAEEQVIADALGQVIQCASKYYSDQRAIVTLATCLMKSPFTELRVKPTDAIGATRKCDRMAGQRWKLVFKCITEGEGQHLFATARASHRQTLDSLQHALSSTAVLDVPILVLNETVLDTYWVISSQDWLPRKICQQLLNKNEEHPVCDKLTG, encoded by the exons ATGCTCAATATGCACGCCGCATCAATGCCAAACAAGAAGAGCGCACTGGCACG aaaacgatCATCCCTCCTGGTGCTTCCTCAGTTCATTCTTTCGTCCGCAAGCTTTGACCCTGTCATCGGTGACGTCTTAGAAGAAACTCCACTGACCAGAAGCAAGAGGTGCTACCCAGTAGACTGGGCCAGTCAGGGTTCTTACCAAAGTTACAGGAATTGGTGTCAACCATACTATCCTTGTTACCCCTATCCTTACAACCCGTGCTGGGGTTATTATTCCTACGGCTCAACATCACAACCTCCCAATGTCACAACCCAACAGCCTCGACCTACACACGCCCCAACCTCTCCATGGCCTACGTATATAGTGCCCCCTGCTACCACAAGGCCACCGTATATACCTGTAGGGCCAACGACTAGGCCGCCATATATACCAGTAGGACCAACAACCAGGCCACCATACATTCCAGTAGGACCAACGACTAGGCCACCATATATACCTGTAGGGCCAACAACCAGGCCACCATACATTCCAGTAGGACCAACAACCAGGCCACCATACATACCAGTAGGGCCAACAACCAGGCCACCATACATACCAGTAGGGCCAACAACCAGGCCACCATACATTCCAGTAGGACCAACGACTAGGCCACCATACATACCAGTAGGGCCAACAACCAGGCCACCATACATTCCAGTAGGACCAACGACTAGGCCACCATACATACCAGTAGGACCAATCACTAGGCCACCATTCATACCAGTAGGGCCAACAACCAGGCCACCATACATACCAGTAGGACCAATCACTAGGCTACCATTCATACCCATTACCAGACCACCATACATACCAGTGGGACCAACTACAAGGGCCCCATTTAAGCCAATAACTAGACCACCATACATTCCAGTGGGACCCACGAGAGTTCCTTACGTTCTGGATCCTACTGACAAAACAGGAGAGGACGAAATCGAGGACACGACTGAAGAGTTGGGGCTGGTCACTGAATCACCGTCGTCAGCGGACAACGAGACAGACACGGTGGCAGTGATTTTCCCGACCGATTTACCGATTATTGTCGATACCATTCCGATACCCGAAAACGATATCGTGCCCGATGTCTTCCCGACGCTACCAACTCGACCTCTTCCACCGACGAAGCCGCCTAAAGATAAGAGAGTGAGGTACAATGCGACTTGGATCATCAGTGACGACCCAGATTCGGGTTCTGGTTCGTCTCATCGAGG GTGTAAGACGATCTGCGTCGACGGGGAAACACAGGCTACCTACTGCTGTGACAACA AAAAGAGAGAATGTCCTGTCTACGAATTATCCACATGCAGTAAACACCTGTCAAGCGGTTACCACTTGGCG AAATGGTGCATATTTGACAGCCAGTGTCCCGAGGATTCCAAGTGCTGTTACAACGACTGCAGAGGAGACTACCAGTGCGAGACCGTGGGCAAGGAGAACGACAAAGTACTCCTCGATGCCTCTGATATATATCACAACGATCggccacacagacacacacaggaACAGCAGACGgcaaag gaGCACCTGGGGTTGACGGCAGTGTTTCCCGTCCGGGGCAACAGATCGAGAACTGTTCTAGACCAATACATCGAACCTGTCGCCGGGGCCTTCGAGAACTATCTCAGAGTCACCCTTCTTCCCATTGTAGCACAG ACAGGCGACGCCGAAGAACAGGTCATCGCCGATGCCCTGGGTCAGGTCATTCAGTGCGCGTCGAAATATTATTCGGACCAGAGAGCCATCGTGACCTTGGCAACCTGTCTCATGAAATCGCCGTTTACGGAGCTCAGAGTTAAACCAACGGACGCCATTGGAGCTACGAGGAAG TGTGATCGAATGGCAGGCCAACGATGGAAACTGGTATTTAAATGTATTACGGAGGGCGAAGGACAGCATCTCTTTGCTACAGCAAGGGCGAGCCACCGGCAAACATTAGATAGCCTGCAGCACGCTCTCTCGTCGACCGCTGTTTTAGACGTGCCAATTTTAGTTCTCAATGAG ACTGTTCTAGACACCTACTGGGTCATATCTTCCCAAGACTGGCTACCACGAAAGATCTGCCAGCAGCTCCTGAACAAGAACGAGGAACATCCAGTGTGTGATAAACTAACTGGATAG